One window of the Vigna radiata var. radiata cultivar VC1973A chromosome 1, Vradiata_ver6, whole genome shotgun sequence genome contains the following:
- the LOC106775926 gene encoding DEAD-box ATP-dependent RNA helicase 41 isoform X2 — translation MADDCFYVSDADNKSKTASMASDLRTELDIHVKGDVVAPVLSFSACNLPDKLLHNIEAAGYDMPTPVQMQAIPAALTGKNMLVLANTGSGKSASFLIPIVSRCVIHRQQYVSVKKKPLAMVLTPTRELCIQVEEHAKMLGKGLPFKTALVVGGEAMAGQLHRIQQGVELIVGTPGRLVDLLSKHEIDLDDVMTFVVDEVDCMLQRGFRDQVMQIYRALSQPQVLMYCATMSNDLEKMINTLAKGTVVISVGEPNRANKAVKQVAIWVESKQKKQKLFDILTTKKHFKPPVVVYVGSRLGADLLANAITVATGIKAVSIHGEKPMKERREIMQSFLIGEVPVVVATGVLGRGVDLLGVRQVIVFDMPNSIKEYVHQIGRASRMGEEGEGIVFVNEENKNVFADLIDVLKSGGAAVPRELAHSRYATGFFYGGKASKKRKNTG, via the coding sequence ATGGCTGATGATTGCTTTTATGTTAGTGATGCTGATAACAAATCAAAGACTGCATCTATGGCTAGTGATCTTAGAACGGAACTTGACATTCATGTGAAGGGTGATGTAGTGGCACCGGTTTTGTCATTCTCTGCTTGTAACCTCCCTGATAAGCTACTCCACAATATAGAAGCAGCAGGATATGACATGCCTACACCTGTCCAGATGCAAGCAATTCCTGCTGCTTTGACGGGTAAAAACATGCTTGTTTTAGCCAATACTGGATCTGGGAAGTCTGCTTCGTTTCTTATTCCTATAGTTTCTCGTTGTGTGATTCACCGCCAGCAATATGTTTCAGTTAAGAAGAAACCTTTGGCTATGGTGTTAACACCCACCAGAGAGCTCTGTATACAGGTCGAAGAGCATGCTAAGATGCTTGGCAAGGGATTGCCTTTCAAAACTGCACTTGTGGTTGGCGGTGAGGCCATGGCTGGACAACTCCATCGCATTCAACAAGGGGTGGAATTGATTGTAGGAACCCCGGGAAGACTTGTTGATCTTCTAAGTAAGCATGAGATTGACTTAGATGATGTGATGACTTTTGTTGTGGATGAGGTGGACTGTATGCTGCAAAGGGGTTTTAGAGATCAGGTCATGCAGATATACAGGGCTCTGTCACAACCCCAGGTATTGATGTATTGTGCGACAATGTCTAATGATTTAGAGAAGATGATTAACACTCTGGCGAAAGGTACAGTGGTTATCTCTGTTGGAGAACCTAATAGAGCAAATAAGGCTGTGAAGCAGGTAGCTATTTGGGTCGAGTCAAAGCAAAAGAAACAGAAGTTGTTTGACATTTTGACAACTAAGAAGCATTTTAAGCCACCTGTAGTAGTATATGTGGGATCCAGACTTGGGGCAGATCTTCTGGCTAATGCAATTACAGTTGCCACTGGAATTAAAGCAGTTTCAATTCATGGGGAGAAGCCTATGAAGGAAAGGAGGGAAATAATGCAGTCCTTTCTTATTGGTGAGGTCCCAGTGGTTGTGGCTACTGGAGTTTTAGGAAGGGGGGTAGATCTGCTGGGTGTAAGACAGGTTATTGTATTTGACATGCCTAATTCCATTAAGGAATACGTACATCAGATTGGAAGGGCATCTAGAATGGGAGAAGAAGGTGAAGGTATAGTTTTTGTGAATGAGGAAAACAAGAATGTCTTTGCAGACTTAATTGATGTTCTGAAATCTGGTGGAGCAGCTGTGCCTCGGGAGCTTGCCCATTCACGGTACGCCACAGGATTTTTCTATGGTGGGAAGGCTtcgaaaaagagaaagaacacAGGATAG
- the LOC106766171 gene encoding INO80 complex subunit D: protein MDELGSASSPPRLVTVDGAGEDAALAKSRFLTRKEVLQRRLRRVRQLTRCYRTHYWALMEELRSKYRDYSWTYGKSPFKEDHNEGENNNPNGVITGVGGGDDIMRCRFSGCKTKAMAMTKYCHAHILSDSKQKLYQGCRAVAKNLPTGPSFCNKPVLKSVVPAACPTHHQFGERCLSRALRRAGLGNAIPNNRKPTPKFHVLASEFVHQIQKKRKLALKETALKVETE, encoded by the exons ATGGACGAGTTGGGTTCCGCCTCATCTCCACCGCGCCTGGTGACTGTCGACGGTGCTGGCGAGGACGCAGCGCTAGCGAAGTCGCGGTTTCTGACGCGGAAGGAGGTTCTCCAGCGGCGGCTCCGGCGAGTGAGGCAGCTGACGCGGTGCTACCGGACCCACTATTGGGCCCTAATGGAGGAGCTGAGGTCCAAGTACAGAGACTACAGCTGGACCTACGGGAAGAGCCCTTTCAAGGAGGATCACAACGAGGGTGAGAATAACAATCCAAACGGCGTCATCACTGGCGTCGGTGGCGGCGACGACATCATGCGGTGTCGTTTTAGCGGCTGCAAGACTAAGGCCATGGCTATGACGAAATACTGTCACGCTCATATACTGTCCGATTCCAAACAGAAGCTTTATCAGGGATGCAGAGCTGTTGCCAAGAA TTTGCCAACAGGGCCTTCATTTTGTAATAAGCCAGTATTGAAATCTGTGGTTCCTGCTGCATGCCCAACTCATCATCAATTTGGTGAAAGGTGTTTATCTCGTGCATTAAGAAGGGCTGGGTTAGGGAATGCTATCCCTAATAATCGTAAGCCTACACCGAAGTTTCATGTACTAGCTTCTGAATTTGTCCACCAAATTCAAAAGAAACGAAAGCTTGCATTGAAGGAAACTGCTCTCAAAGTTGAGActgaataa
- the LOC106775926 gene encoding DEAD-box ATP-dependent RNA helicase 41 isoform X1: MTDPHAYHNNPSGGTDADAPEDAGEDVKLRSRDQRLALQGEPKCVICGRYGEYICDETDDDVCSLECKQALLGRIAKSLSPSGNLLPPKKIPMADDCFYVSDADNKSKTASMASDLRTELDIHVKGDVVAPVLSFSACNLPDKLLHNIEAAGYDMPTPVQMQAIPAALTGKNMLVLANTGSGKSASFLIPIVSRCVIHRQQYVSVKKKPLAMVLTPTRELCIQVEEHAKMLGKGLPFKTALVVGGEAMAGQLHRIQQGVELIVGTPGRLVDLLSKHEIDLDDVMTFVVDEVDCMLQRGFRDQVMQIYRALSQPQVLMYCATMSNDLEKMINTLAKGTVVISVGEPNRANKAVKQVAIWVESKQKKQKLFDILTTKKHFKPPVVVYVGSRLGADLLANAITVATGIKAVSIHGEKPMKERREIMQSFLIGEVPVVVATGVLGRGVDLLGVRQVIVFDMPNSIKEYVHQIGRASRMGEEGEGIVFVNEENKNVFADLIDVLKSGGAAVPRELAHSRYATGFFYGGKASKKRKNTG, translated from the exons ATGACTGATCCTCACGCCTATCACAACAACCCATCTGGCGGTACCGATGCTGATGCACCAGAGG ATGCTGGGGAAGATGTCAAGCTGAGGTCTAGGGACCAAAGACTGGCTCTGCAAGGTGAGCCTAAGTGTGTTATATGCGGCCGCTACGGTGAATACATATGTGATGAAACTGATGATGATGTTTGCAGTTTGGAATGCAAACAAGCACTGCTTGGAAGAATTGCGAAATCATTGTCTCCTTCTGGAAATCTTCTGCCACCTAAAAAGATTCCTATGGCTGATGATTGCTTTTATGTTAGTGATGCTGATAACAAATCAAAGACTGCATCTATGGCTAGTGATCTTAGAACGGAACTTGACATTCATGTGAAGGGTGATGTAGTGGCACCGGTTTTGTCATTCTCTGCTTGTAACCTCCCTGATAAGCTACTCCACAATATAGAAGCAGCAGGATATGACATGCCTACACCTGTCCAGATGCAAGCAATTCCTGCTGCTTTGACGGGTAAAAACATGCTTGTTTTAGCCAATACTGGATCTGGGAAGTCTGCTTCGTTTCTTATTCCTATAGTTTCTCGTTGTGTGATTCACCGCCAGCAATATGTTTCAGTTAAGAAGAAACCTTTGGCTATGGTGTTAACACCCACCAGAGAGCTCTGTATACAGGTCGAAGAGCATGCTAAGATGCTTGGCAAGGGATTGCCTTTCAAAACTGCACTTGTGGTTGGCGGTGAGGCCATGGCTGGACAACTCCATCGCATTCAACAAGGGGTGGAATTGATTGTAGGAACCCCGGGAAGACTTGTTGATCTTCTAAGTAAGCATGAGATTGACTTAGATGATGTGATGACTTTTGTTGTGGATGAGGTGGACTGTATGCTGCAAAGGGGTTTTAGAGATCAGGTCATGCAGATATACAGGGCTCTGTCACAACCCCAGGTATTGATGTATTGTGCGACAATGTCTAATGATTTAGAGAAGATGATTAACACTCTGGCGAAAGGTACAGTGGTTATCTCTGTTGGAGAACCTAATAGAGCAAATAAGGCTGTGAAGCAGGTAGCTATTTGGGTCGAGTCAAAGCAAAAGAAACAGAAGTTGTTTGACATTTTGACAACTAAGAAGCATTTTAAGCCACCTGTAGTAGTATATGTGGGATCCAGACTTGGGGCAGATCTTCTGGCTAATGCAATTACAGTTGCCACTGGAATTAAAGCAGTTTCAATTCATGGGGAGAAGCCTATGAAGGAAAGGAGGGAAATAATGCAGTCCTTTCTTATTGGTGAGGTCCCAGTGGTTGTGGCTACTGGAGTTTTAGGAAGGGGGGTAGATCTGCTGGGTGTAAGACAGGTTATTGTATTTGACATGCCTAATTCCATTAAGGAATACGTACATCAGATTGGAAGGGCATCTAGAATGGGAGAAGAAGGTGAAGGTATAGTTTTTGTGAATGAGGAAAACAAGAATGTCTTTGCAGACTTAATTGATGTTCTGAAATCTGGTGGAGCAGCTGTGCCTCGGGAGCTTGCCCATTCACGGTACGCCACAGGATTTTTCTATGGTGGGAAGGCTtcgaaaaagagaaagaacacAGGATAG